The following proteins are encoded in a genomic region of Candidatus Kryptobacter tengchongensis:
- a CDS encoding putative oxidoreductase: MEAIWVIGRILFSALFIMSGFGHFRNYKDMVQYAQMMKAPSPNVTVPLTGLMIILGGISVLFNFYLTIGAILLFLFLVPTAFIMHKFWAVQDPGLAANQMAHFMKNLALAGASLILIYLDSLR, translated from the coding sequence ATGGAAGCGATCTGGGTAATTGGGAGAATTTTATTTTCAGCGCTTTTTATAATGTCTGGCTTTGGGCACTTTAGAAACTATAAAGATATGGTTCAATATGCTCAGATGATGAAAGCACCATCTCCGAATGTAACCGTTCCGTTGACTGGTTTGATGATAATACTTGGAGGGATAAGTGTTTTATTTAACTTTTACTTAACAATCGGTGCGATTTTACTCTTTTTATTTCTTGTTCCAACTGCTTTTATAATGCACAAGTTTTGGGCAGTTCAAGACCCCGGACTTGCTGCGAATCAGATGGCTCATTTCATGAAAAACCTTGCACTTGCTGGGGCTTCATTAATTTTAATTTATCTTGATAGTTTAAGGTGA